A genomic segment from Anaerobranca californiensis DSM 14826 encodes:
- a CDS encoding Na+/H+ antiporter NhaC family protein yields MLIILIGANISLWMASGIVPGIMYFGFNYLNEKNFILTAFLFTSFMAVFTGTAVGTISTLGIALLGIGRGYGINEGMLLGVLVSGAFIGDKISPLSGLLNLTLKTTETNYRQVIKSMLQTFIPVFILTSLVYWIIGINNRQVVDIKLIEEFQYVINLSFSISPFILLFPVLIVFLPLLGLKIIPTIFIGLLGGIIISILIQGHSLPSILMYIFFGYKGETPSAILNSILISSGIKGMVEVVFIVAAIIALSSLLERNGILNLIDDFLVNVKRRGDLIFRTGILASLLTVVTCDQTAGIVLPGRLFKGKYDQLGVKREDLARTISDTGTIIAPIIPWNINAIIISLITGISPLRYWGYAVLCYLFPLTAIVIYLLERLKLRT; encoded by the coding sequence TTGTTAATTATCTTAATTGGGGCCAATATTTCCCTGTGGATGGCCTCGGGGATTGTACCGGGCATAATGTACTTTGGATTTAACTATCTAAATGAAAAAAACTTTATCCTTACCGCTTTTTTATTTACTTCTTTTATGGCGGTTTTTACTGGAACTGCTGTAGGGACAATTAGTACATTAGGGATTGCCCTTTTAGGAATAGGAAGGGGTTATGGAATAAATGAAGGAATGTTGCTGGGGGTATTAGTTTCAGGGGCATTTATAGGTGATAAAATTTCACCTTTATCAGGGTTATTAAATTTAACATTAAAGACAACGGAAACTAATTATAGGCAAGTAATAAAATCTATGTTGCAAACTTTTATTCCTGTATTTATTCTTACATCACTAGTTTATTGGATTATAGGCATAAACAACAGGCAAGTTGTTGATATTAAATTAATTGAAGAATTTCAATATGTCATTAATCTTTCCTTTTCCATATCTCCTTTTATCCTTTTATTTCCTGTATTAATAGTTTTTCTTCCTTTATTAGGATTAAAAATAATTCCAACTATCTTTATTGGGTTATTAGGGGGTATTATTATAAGTATTTTAATACAAGGCCATTCTTTACCTTCAATCCTTATGTATATATTCTTTGGGTATAAAGGAGAGACTCCATCGGCTATTTTAAACAGTATACTAATAAGTAGTGGAATAAAAGGAATGGTGGAAGTAGTTTTCATTGTTGCTGCTATTATTGCCCTTAGCAGCTTATTAGAAAGAAATGGTATTTTAAATTTAATAGATGATTTTCTTGTTAATGTTAAAAGGAGAGGGGATCTGATTTTCCGAACCGGTATACTAGCAAGTTTGTTAACGGTAGTTACTTGTGATCAAACTGCAGGTATAGTCCTTCCGGGGCGACTGTTTAAAGGTAAGTATGACCAATTAGGAGTAAAAAGGGAAGATTTGGCTAGAACAATATCTGATACCGGCACTATTATAGCTCCAATTATACCTTGGAACATAAATGCAATTATTATTTCCCTAATCACTGGCATTTCCCCTTTAAGATACTGGGGTTATGCTGTTCTATGTTATCTTTTCCCATTAACGGCAATAGTAATTTATTTATTAGAAAGGCTGAAACTTAGGACTTAA
- a CDS encoding AAA family ATPase, with protein sequence MRENLSKVLLDKGETVDDILVALLAKGHVLLEDVPGVGKTVLVKGLSKLLGCTFKRIQFTPDLLPSDITGISIYNQKTGEFEYKKGPIMANIILADEINRTSPKTQSSLLEGMEEGQVTIDGETYPLPEPFLVFATQNPIEYEGTYSLPEAQLDRFLMKCQIGYPSFLGEREILLSQMDGTHPLDKLEKILDIEELIELQQKVTEVKVSEPILNYILEIVRSTRTHPSVYLGSSPRGALALTKGAKAKAFINEREYVIPDDVKELAVKVLAHRIIVKPEDVMQGVTGEKVIEEILKGVEVPIGR encoded by the coding sequence ATGAGAGAAAACTTAAGTAAAGTATTGTTAGATAAAGGGGAAACAGTAGATGATATTTTAGTAGCCCTTTTAGCAAAAGGTCATGTTTTATTAGAAGATGTTCCTGGAGTAGGGAAAACTGTATTGGTAAAAGGTTTATCAAAATTGTTGGGCTGTACATTTAAGAGGATTCAGTTTACCCCAGACCTATTACCTTCAGATATCACCGGTATTTCAATTTACAACCAAAAGACTGGGGAATTTGAATATAAAAAAGGGCCGATTATGGCCAATATTATCTTGGCCGATGAAATCAACCGGACATCTCCTAAAACCCAGTCTAGTTTACTAGAGGGAATGGAGGAAGGACAAGTTACTATTGATGGTGAAACATATCCCTTACCGGAACCATTTTTGGTTTTCGCAACTCAAAATCCTATTGAGTATGAAGGGACCTATTCTTTGCCAGAAGCCCAACTAGACCGTTTTTTGATGAAATGTCAAATAGGGTATCCATCTTTTTTAGGGGAGCGGGAAATTCTCCTTTCTCAAATGGATGGAACCCATCCTCTGGACAAATTAGAGAAAATCTTAGACATTGAAGAATTAATTGAGTTACAACAAAAGGTAACAGAAGTTAAAGTAAGTGAACCTATCCTAAATTATATATTAGAAATTGTCCGTTCTACCAGAACCCATCCTTCCGTCTATTTAGGAAGTAGTCCTAGGGGGGCTTTAGCTTTAACAAAGGGTGCAAAGGCCAAAGCCTTTATCAATGAAAGGGAATATGTCATCCCCGATGATGTTAAAGAATTAGCAGTTAAAGTATTGGCCCATCGGATTATCGTTAAACCAGAAGATGTAATGCAAGGGGTAACAGGGGAAAAGGTCATTGAAGAGATTTTAAAGGGTGTAGAAGTTCCTATAGGGAGATAG